The following DNA comes from Geobacter sp..
CAGACGGCTTTCGATCACCTCTTGCCGGTCGATGACAATCAGGACATGTCCCTGCCAGACGATCAGGTCCAGGGGCCGCAGCTGCCTGGCAATGGTACCGGCATCCCTGCCGGCAACGGGTACTGCCGCACCGTATGAGACCAGGGAGCTGGTATTGCGGGGGGTAACGCCATCGGTAGCTTCGTAGAGGAGGCCGGAGCAGTCGAGTCCGGCAAGCTGCCAGAGCGAGCCGTCATCGCCGGAAAGGGTCGTGTTTGCCGGATAGATCTCCAACAGCGCGGCAATGCCGGCGGTGACGTTGCCACCCCAGACGTAGCGGATCCCCTCGGCCTTTCGCAGCCGGCGCAGGATCTCGTGCCCTGGGGGAAGATGGCGGGAACGTTCTTCCGGGTGGCTGGACCGGGTGCTTACGAACCTGCTGTCGACGAAGTAGCCGCTTCCTGATGGATAGGGGTAGTCGTTGGTGGTCACCCGGTAGAGTCTGTCAGTGCCGCTCATAAGTTCCTGCTCGATCCGGAAGACGGTCCCCGGCAGCGCCACGAACTCCAGCGCCCTGATCTGACCGCAGGTATCCATCCTGAGCGTCGAGCCTTCTTTTCCGCCAAAGATCTCCCTGAAGCCGGGGGTGTTGAGCACCGGGGTGGGGATGGTGGCAACGGCGAATTGGGCGGCAGATGCCGGAAGTGCGAGCAGGATGCCCAGGAGCAGGGAAAGGATAGCGGCCGATTTCATCGGAGCAGCCACTGGTGCAGGGCAGCACCGACCAGCCAGACGCAGAAGCTTGCCGCGAGGGTGAGCGGCAGTGTCATGCCTCGGCGGAAGCAGTAGAGTGCAGCGGCAAAAAAGAGGATGGTCGGCACGATCCCCCAGAGGACGCCGTGCGTATACTCCGTCAGCAGGCACGGGTCATCGGGCTGGTCGGCGTGGAGCCAGAGGAGGACGGCAAGGGTGGTGATCGGCATGGTGGCGATGAGCCCTGCCAGGCTCGGCAGCCGGCGGCCGAGGTAAACGCATCCGACAATGACCAGGTTGGTGATGAGCAGCTTGGCGAAGAAGGGCATGTTGGCCTCCTGTGCGGAGACTATAGCAGAAATGGCCACCGGTAGCCAGTATCCCGGCAGGGGCATGCGGGGTTTGACATCACCCGGTCTTTCCGCTAGTGTGTGCCACATGCAGGAGTCCCTGGTCAACCACGGC
Coding sequences within:
- a CDS encoding peptidoglycan endopeptidase, which codes for MKSAAILSLLLGILLALPASAAQFAVATIPTPVLNTPGFREIFGGKEGSTLRMDTCGQIRALEFVALPGTVFRIEQELMSGTDRLYRVTTNDYPYPSGSGYFVDSRFVSTRSSHPEERSRHLPPGHEILRRLRKAEGIRYVWGGNVTAGIAALLEIYPANTTLSGDDGSLWQLAGLDCSGLLYEATDGVTPRNTSSLVSYGAAVPVAGRDAGTIARQLRPLDLIVWQGHVLIVIDRQEVIESRLECTKKQRGGVIVTPLKKRLEEIMQRRRPVDAIGEQDGSGQQVFVVRRWYGQATGAEK